From a single Roseibium algicola genomic region:
- a CDS encoding ABC transporter permease translates to MTSVTTMQPSGTSGGQPMILLLLKLRTFIALIAVFAFFSFAAPNFLSTANFVIMSKHVALNAFLAIGMTFVIITGGIDLSVGSIVGLCGMVAGYLILNGVDLGIGYSLYFNIFEIILITLAVGVFVGAINGVLITRLNVAPFIATLGTLYVARGLALLSSDGATFPNLVGKEAYGSTGFDILGTGSFLGIPVSIWLLIAVGLIAAYIAGRTPLGRHIYAVGGNEKAAALSGVKVNRVKMFVYMFSGFCAAIVGLVISSQLVASHPATGETFELNAIAAAVLGGTSMSGGRGRIGGTIVGAFVIGVLSDGLVMMGVSSFWQTVIKGLVIIAAVVVDQAQQKLQARVALQQQAAAA, encoded by the coding sequence ATGACATCAGTCACCACCATGCAGCCTTCAGGCACCTCCGGCGGACAACCGATGATCCTGCTGCTCCTGAAGCTCAGGACCTTCATCGCCCTGATTGCGGTGTTTGCGTTCTTCTCGTTTGCGGCTCCGAATTTCCTCAGCACCGCGAATTTCGTCATCATGTCCAAGCACGTGGCACTGAACGCGTTTCTGGCGATCGGCATGACCTTCGTCATCATTACCGGCGGGATCGATCTCTCGGTCGGGTCGATTGTCGGCCTTTGCGGAATGGTGGCCGGCTATCTCATTCTCAACGGTGTCGATCTGGGGATTGGGTACTCGCTCTATTTCAATATCTTCGAGATCATTCTCATCACGCTTGCCGTCGGTGTTTTCGTGGGAGCGATAAATGGGGTGCTGATAACGCGTCTCAATGTGGCACCTTTCATCGCGACGCTCGGAACGCTTTACGTGGCACGCGGGCTGGCCCTGCTTTCCTCTGACGGGGCGACGTTTCCAAACCTCGTCGGTAAGGAGGCCTATGGATCAACGGGTTTCGACATCCTCGGCACGGGTAGCTTTCTCGGTATCCCGGTGTCCATCTGGCTCTTGATAGCTGTCGGATTGATCGCCGCGTATATAGCAGGCCGAACGCCACTGGGACGGCACATCTATGCGGTTGGCGGCAACGAGAAGGCAGCCGCCCTGTCAGGTGTGAAGGTCAACCGCGTCAAGATGTTCGTCTACATGTTCTCGGGCTTTTGCGCGGCCATTGTCGGCCTTGTCATCTCGTCTCAGCTGGTGGCTTCGCATCCGGCAACGGGAGAGACCTTCGAACTCAACGCGATTGCGGCGGCGGTCCTCGGCGGCACATCCATGTCGGGTGGACGCGGACGGATCGGCGGAACGATTGTCGGCGCATTCGTGATAGGCGTTCTGTCCGACGGACTCGTGATGATGGGTGTCAGTTCCTTCTGGCAGACCGTTATCAAGGGCCTGGTGATCATCGCCGCTGTAGTTGTCGACCAGGCACAGCAAAAGCTGCAGGCCCGTGTGGCACTACAGCAGCAGGCCGCGGCAGCTTGA
- a CDS encoding DUF2291 family protein: MDRGAVPSLLLVFAVAAGLGGCKLEKHVATNDGDGQAQQVVSSDPGGDMDALVADIWSKQVLPHLQQTATDMAVLGDAIAGDVDVAGEAHGYRPSSEGSPWNFAARVQGTILAARTDTRAATAEVDVTADGKADVILQLGPVIRGTALRDILPFVDFSSFTDQIEFAQLSRSLNTRAYESALKDLPRDDLVGKTVDVLGAFTVRGDGPPYLITPVETKIGGS, translated from the coding sequence GTGGATCGCGGCGCAGTTCCTTCCCTGTTGTTAGTTTTTGCAGTTGCCGCCGGCCTGGGCGGCTGCAAACTCGAAAAGCATGTTGCCACGAATGACGGTGACGGTCAGGCCCAGCAAGTCGTTTCAAGCGATCCGGGCGGCGACATGGATGCCCTTGTCGCCGATATCTGGTCCAAACAGGTTCTGCCACATCTTCAGCAAACGGCGACCGACATGGCCGTTCTCGGCGATGCGATCGCAGGAGATGTTGACGTCGCCGGCGAAGCACATGGCTATCGTCCGTCCAGCGAGGGAAGTCCCTGGAACTTCGCAGCCAGGGTACAGGGCACAATCTTGGCGGCCAGGACCGATACGCGTGCCGCCACTGCGGAAGTGGACGTCACCGCTGATGGCAAGGCAGATGTTATCCTGCAGCTTGGTCCGGTGATCCGCGGAACAGCACTCCGGGACATCCTTCCCTTTGTAGATTTCTCCTCATTTACCGATCAGATAGAGTTCGCCCAGCTCTCCCGCTCCCTGAATACACGCGCTTACGAAAGCGCTCTGAAAGATCTGCCCCGCGACGATCTCGTGGGCAAGACGGTTGACGTGCTTGGTGCCTTTACGGTGCGCGGTGATGGTCCGCCGTACCTGATCACACCCGTTGAGACAAAAATTGGTGGGTCATGA
- a CDS encoding D-ribose ABC transporter substrate-binding protein: MKFTRRILLASAAVAATLLAPAYASAADLIAIITPSHDNPFFKAEAEGAQKRAEDLGYETLVLVHDDDPNKQNQLFDTAIARGAKAIILDNAGADATVAPVRRAKEAGIPSFLIDREIKETGIAVSQIVSNNYQGAQLGAEEFVKLMGEEGKYAELLGREADTNAGIRSAGYHDVIDQYPDLEMVAQQSANWSQTEAYEKMETILQANPEIKGVISGNDTMAMGAWAALKAAGRTDVIVVGFDGSNDVRDSILEGGIKATVLQPAYRQAQIAVEQADQYLKTGSTGQDEKQLMDCVLINGSNAGNLETFALN; encoded by the coding sequence ATGAAATTCACGAGACGAATCCTGCTTGCCAGCGCTGCTGTTGCAGCTACCCTGCTTGCACCCGCTTACGCTTCCGCAGCCGACCTCATTGCAATCATCACACCGTCGCATGACAACCCGTTTTTCAAGGCGGAAGCTGAAGGCGCGCAGAAACGTGCCGAAGACCTCGGCTATGAGACACTCGTTCTGGTCCACGATGACGATCCGAACAAGCAGAACCAGCTCTTCGATACGGCAATTGCCCGTGGTGCGAAGGCGATCATCCTGGACAATGCCGGTGCGGATGCGACTGTCGCTCCAGTCCGCCGCGCGAAAGAAGCCGGCATTCCGTCGTTCCTGATCGATCGCGAAATCAAGGAAACAGGCATTGCCGTTTCCCAGATCGTCTCCAACAATTACCAGGGAGCACAGCTCGGCGCGGAGGAGTTCGTCAAGCTAATGGGTGAAGAAGGCAAATATGCCGAGCTGCTGGGCCGCGAAGCCGACACCAATGCCGGAATTCGCTCTGCAGGTTATCATGATGTGATTGACCAGTACCCCGATCTGGAGATGGTTGCCCAGCAATCAGCCAATTGGAGCCAGACCGAAGCCTACGAAAAGATGGAAACCATCCTTCAGGCCAACCCCGAGATCAAGGGTGTCATTTCAGGAAATGACACCATGGCCATGGGAGCCTGGGCGGCTCTCAAGGCAGCCGGGCGGACGGATGTGATTGTTGTCGGTTTTGATGGCAGCAACGACGTACGCGACTCCATCCTGGAAGGCGGCATCAAGGCAACCGTGCTGCAACCAGCCTACCGGCAGGCCCAGATCGCAGTAGAGCAGGCAGACCAGTACCTGAAGACGGGATCGACCGGTCAGGACGAAAAGCAATTGATGGATTGCGTCCTGATCAATGGTTCGAATGCAGGTAACCTTGAGACTTTCGCGCTGAACTAG
- a CDS encoding Gfo/Idh/MocA family protein, translated as MKKGALIGCGFFAQNHMHAWADVDGAAIIALCDRDDKRLKETAERFGIERTYSDAVDLMKSEELDFVDIATTVQTHRPLVELAARSKVHIICQKPFADTLADATAMVDATAAAGVTLMVHENFRWQSAIRAAKAEIEKGSIGTPFWGRVSFRSAYDVYASQPYLATDDRFIIQDLGIHILDIARFLFGDVRTISASTKRVNPAIKAEDVATMMLVHESGVTSVVDCSYASRLSRESFPESLLEVDGSEGALRLMPDYRLVLHNASGTRELDVSPPLLSWAERPWHNIQESVYNIQRHFIDCLNAASTPETSGTDNLKTLELVEAAYLSAAGNSRTIILGSA; from the coding sequence ATGAAGAAAGGCGCATTGATCGGCTGCGGTTTTTTCGCCCAAAATCACATGCATGCATGGGCCGATGTCGACGGAGCAGCCATCATCGCGCTGTGTGACCGCGACGACAAACGCCTGAAGGAAACGGCTGAACGCTTTGGCATTGAAAGGACCTATTCCGACGCGGTCGATCTCATGAAATCGGAAGAGCTCGATTTTGTCGACATCGCGACGACAGTTCAGACCCACCGGCCGCTGGTGGAACTCGCGGCGAGGTCGAAAGTGCACATCATCTGCCAGAAGCCTTTTGCGGACACACTGGCAGACGCCACTGCAATGGTCGATGCTACCGCAGCGGCCGGCGTGACCCTGATGGTGCATGAGAACTTCCGCTGGCAGTCGGCAATCCGTGCGGCGAAAGCCGAAATCGAAAAGGGCAGTATCGGAACGCCGTTCTGGGGGCGGGTCAGTTTCCGCTCCGCCTATGATGTCTATGCCAGTCAACCGTATCTTGCGACAGATGACCGTTTTATCATCCAGGACCTTGGGATTCATATCCTGGACATCGCACGTTTCCTGTTCGGTGATGTACGCACCATCTCGGCAAGCACGAAGCGGGTCAATCCGGCAATTAAGGCGGAAGACGTTGCCACCATGATGCTGGTTCACGAAAGCGGCGTCACCAGTGTCGTCGACTGCAGCTACGCATCACGGCTGTCCCGGGAAAGCTTTCCGGAAAGCCTTCTTGAAGTGGATGGCAGTGAAGGAGCACTCAGGCTGATGCCTGATTACAGGCTGGTGTTGCACAATGCGTCCGGCACCAGGGAACTGGACGTTTCGCCCCCATTGCTTTCCTGGGCGGAGCGCCCCTGGCACAACATTCAGGAAAGTGTCTACAACATTCAACGGCACTTCATCGATTGCCTGAATGCTGCCAGCACGCCCGAGACGTCTGGAACGGACAACCTGAAGACGCTGGAACTGGTCGAGGCTGCGTATCTTTCCGCCGCCGGGAACAGCCGAACAATCATACTGGGCAGCGCCTGA
- a CDS encoding sugar ABC transporter ATP-binding protein — protein MTEAKHQIGLSVRAANKVYPGTHALKDVDFDVRLGAVNVLVGENGAGKSTLMKVIAGVEQLTSGDILMGEKKVSFPDTRTAAAHGIGIVFQELNLFPNMSVADNIFIAREKTRAGVDIAASDQRSEAAALMQRLEHDISPDAMVSDLRIGEQQIVEIAKALAQDARILIMDEPTSALSAAEVEILFRVIADLKKRGVGIVYISHRLEELIRIGDYITVLRDGARTGARSMDGVDVPWIVQNMIGAASKDFAKTVDHDFGNEVFRCENISLMGRTGKFVVDDVSLSLRAGEIVGIYGLMGAGRSELFECIMAQHPHCTGDFYVEGRHLNEPDVAGRIGRGLALIPEDRKSEGLIQILPIRENMSLSSLGRFVKGIHLSLKAERETVKRFVKDLAIKIASMENPVSSLSGGNQQKVVIGKALMTSPKVLLMDEPSRGIDIGAKAEVFRTMRRLAAEGLGILFVTSDLEEVMSLSDRIIVMSNGSITGEFEGADVREEQIIAASAIGHAPASEAGHFIGSSNG, from the coding sequence ATGACAGAAGCAAAGCACCAGATCGGCTTGTCCGTGCGCGCCGCAAACAAGGTCTATCCGGGTACACACGCGCTGAAGGACGTGGACTTCGATGTCCGGCTTGGCGCAGTGAATGTGCTCGTTGGTGAAAACGGCGCTGGCAAATCCACCTTGATGAAAGTGATCGCCGGCGTCGAGCAGCTGACTTCGGGCGATATTCTGATGGGAGAGAAAAAGGTCTCTTTCCCCGATACCCGCACGGCCGCGGCGCACGGCATAGGCATCGTCTTCCAGGAACTCAACCTGTTTCCCAACATGTCGGTTGCCGACAATATCTTTATCGCACGGGAAAAGACCCGCGCCGGGGTGGACATCGCCGCCAGCGACCAGAGGTCGGAAGCCGCGGCGCTGATGCAGCGTCTCGAGCACGACATTTCGCCGGACGCGATGGTGTCCGACCTTCGCATCGGCGAACAGCAGATTGTCGAGATCGCCAAGGCGCTGGCCCAGGATGCCCGGATCCTGATCATGGACGAACCGACCTCCGCCCTGAGTGCGGCAGAAGTCGAAATCCTCTTCCGGGTCATCGCGGACCTCAAGAAACGCGGTGTCGGCATCGTATACATTTCGCACCGCCTGGAGGAACTGATCCGGATCGGCGACTACATCACGGTGCTGAGGGACGGTGCACGAACCGGTGCCAGGAGCATGGACGGCGTCGACGTACCCTGGATCGTGCAGAACATGATCGGTGCAGCCTCAAAGGACTTCGCCAAGACGGTCGATCACGACTTCGGAAACGAGGTGTTTCGCTGCGAGAACATCAGTCTGATGGGCCGGACGGGAAAGTTCGTTGTCGATGACGTGTCGTTGTCCCTGCGGGCTGGCGAGATTGTCGGCATCTACGGCCTCATGGGCGCGGGGCGCTCCGAATTGTTCGAGTGCATCATGGCCCAGCATCCCCATTGCACGGGGGACTTCTACGTCGAGGGACGCCATCTGAACGAACCGGACGTCGCTGGGCGTATCGGACGCGGGCTGGCGCTAATCCCCGAAGACAGGAAGTCGGAAGGTCTGATCCAGATCCTGCCGATCCGGGAGAACATGTCTTTGTCGAGCCTCGGCAGGTTCGTGAAGGGCATTCACCTCAGCCTCAAGGCAGAGCGGGAGACGGTGAAGCGGTTCGTGAAGGACCTGGCCATCAAGATTGCCAGCATGGAAAACCCGGTCAGCTCTCTTTCGGGAGGCAATCAGCAGAAAGTCGTGATCGGCAAGGCGCTGATGACCTCGCCAAAGGTCCTGCTCATGGACGAGCCGAGCCGCGGTATCGACATTGGCGCAAAGGCCGAGGTCTTTCGCACCATGCGGCGGCTTGCGGCAGAAGGACTGGGAATTCTGTTCGTCACCTCGGATCTTGAAGAGGTCATGTCCCTGTCCGACCGGATCATCGTGATGTCGAACGGCAGCATTACGGGCGAGTTTGAGGGCGCCGACGTGCGGGAAGAACAGATAATCGCGGCGTCTGCGATCGGGCACGCTCCTGCCTCCGAAGCAGGTCATTTCATTGGGAGTAGTAACGGATGA